The region CAGCGCGAACGCTTTAAGCGATTCACGCCTTAGCGCGTCCACCTTCGCCAGTGCCTGCTGATATTTGTAGCCGATGTAATACCCGTGCACCGCTTCGTCACGAATGATCAGACGAATGAGATCGGCGGTATTGGTGAGCTTGCCGCGGCTCGACCAGTACATCGGCAGATAAAAGCCGGAGTAGAACAGGAACGACTCCAGAAACACGCTCGCGATTTTCTTTTTCAGCGGATCGTTTTCGCGATAGTGCTCAAGAATTATCTGCGCTTTACGCTGAAGCGGCGCGTTCTCTTCGCTCCAGGCGTAGGCGGCGTCGACATCTTTGGTCTGGCAGAGCGTCGAGAAAATGGAGCTGTACGAGCGGGCGTGTACGGCCTCCATAAAGCTGACGTTCGAGAGCACGGCTTCTTCATGCGGCGTGATGGCGTCCGCCATCAGCGCGGGCGCGCCGACCACGTTCTGAATGGTGTCGAGCAGCGTCAGCCCGGTGAACACGCGAATGGTAAGCTGCTGTTCGCCTGGCGTTAATGTCTGCCAGGCCGGAATGTCGTTCGACAGCGGCACTTTTTCCGGCAGCCAGAAGTTGCTGGTGAGCCGGTTCCACACCTCCAGATCTTTCTCGTCCTGAAGTTTGTTCCAGTTAATGGCGCTAATACGGCTTAAACGGGTCATGGTGATTCCTCACAGGGCGCAGGAGACGCAGCCCTCAATTTCGGTGCCTTCCAGCGCCAGCTGGCGCAGTCGAATGTAATAAAGCGTCTTGATGCCTTTCTTCCAGGCGTAAATCTGCGCCCGGTTGATATCGCGGGTGGTGGCGGTATCCGGGAAGAACAGCGTCAGCGACAGCCCCTGATCCACATGACGCGTGGCCTCGGCATAGGTGTCGATGATTTTTTCCGGGCCGATTTCATAGGCATCCTGATACAGCGCCAGGTTTTCGTTGGTCATAAACGGCGCGGGGTAATAGACGCGGCCAATTTTGCCTTCCTTGCGGATCTCGATTTTCGAGACGATCGGATGAATGCTCGACGTCGCATGGTTAATGTAGGAGATAGAGCCGGTCGGCGGCACGGCCTGCAGGTTACGGTTATAAAGCCCGTGACGCATAACGTCGTCGCGAAGCTTACGCCACATCTGCTGGGTTGGAAGCGTGATGCCCGCCTTCTCAAACAGCGCCTGCACTTTAGCGGTTTTGGGCGTCCATGCCTGCGCGAGGTATTTGTCGAAGTACTCGCCGCTGGCGTAACGCGAGCGTTCAAAACCCTCGAAGCGCACGCCGCGCTCGCGCGCCAGCATCATTGAGGTGTGCAGCGCGTGCCAGGTGATGGTGTAAAAATAGAGATTGGTGAAATCGAGCCCTTCCGGCGAGCCGTACGCGATGCCTTCGCGCGCCAGATAGCCGTGCAGGTTCATCTGCCCGAGCCCGATGGCGTGCGAGGCGGAGTTGCCCGCTTCAATGGACGGCACGCTGCGGATATGGCTCATATCAGAAACCGCAGTCAGCGCGCGTACGGCAACCTCCACCGTGCGGCCAAAGTCTGGCGAGTCCATCGTATGGGCGATATTCAGCGAACCGAGGTTACAGGAGATATCCTGGCCCACCGTTGCATAATCGAGGTTTTCATCAAACGTGGACGCGCTGTTGACCTGCAAAATCTCCGAGCACAGGTTGCTCATGTTAATGCGCCCGGCAATCGGGTTGGCGCGGTTAACCGTATCCTCAAACATGATGTACGGATAGCCGGATTCAAACTGGATCTCCGCCAGCCGCTGGAACAGCTCGCGGGCGCTGATGTACTGCTTGCGAACGCGATCGTCTTCCACCAGTTGTGAATACATTTCGCTGACGCTGATATCGCCGAACGGTTTACCATAAAGGCGCTCCACGTCGTAAGGCGAGAACAGCGCCATCTGCGCGTTGGCTTTGGCGAGTTCAAAGGTGATATCCGGGATAACCACGCCGAGCGACAGCGTTTTGATGCGGATTTTCTCATCGGCGTTTTCGCGTTTGGTATCGAGAAACCGCAGGATATCGGGGTGGTGCGCGTTAAGATAGACCGCGCCTGCGCCCTGACGGGCGCCGAGCTGGTTAGCGTAAGAAAACGCGTCTTCCAGCATTTTCATCACCGGGATCACGCCGGAAGACTGATTTTCGATGCGCTTAATCGGCGCGCCCG is a window of Cronobacter muytjensii ATCC 51329 DNA encoding:
- the nrdF gene encoding class 1b ribonucleoside-diphosphate reductase subunit beta: MTRLSRISAINWNKLQDEKDLEVWNRLTSNFWLPEKVPLSNDIPAWQTLTPGEQQLTIRVFTGLTLLDTIQNVVGAPALMADAITPHEEAVLSNVSFMEAVHARSYSSIFSTLCQTKDVDAAYAWSEENAPLQRKAQIILEHYRENDPLKKKIASVFLESFLFYSGFYLPMYWSSRGKLTNTADLIRLIIRDEAVHGYYIGYKYQQALAKVDALRRESLKAFALDLMMDLYDNELAYTAALYREVGWVDDVSAFLCYNANKALMNLGYEALFPAEMAQVNPSILAALSPGADENHDFFSGSGSSYVMGKAVETEDEDWDF
- the nrdE gene encoding class 1b ribonucleoside-diphosphate reductase subunit alpha; this translates as MATTSLTGEAAMQTPPDYHALNAMLNLYDASGRIQFAKDREAVEAFMAAHVQPRTVAFPDAHTRLAYLVSEGYYDDNVLKRYHADFVAGLFDAAHRYGFTFKTFLGAWKFYTSYTLKTFDGKHYLEHFPDRACMVALTLACGDEALARQILDEILSGRFQPATPTFLNCGKKQRGELVSCFLLRIEDNMESIGRAVNAALQLSKRGGGVAFSLSNLREAGAPIKRIENQSSGVIPVMKMLEDAFSYANQLGARQGAGAVYLNAHHPDILRFLDTKRENADEKIRIKTLSLGVVIPDITFELAKANAQMALFSPYDVERLYGKPFGDISVSEMYSQLVEDDRVRKQYISARELFQRLAEIQFESGYPYIMFEDTVNRANPIAGRINMSNLCSEILQVNSASTFDENLDYATVGQDISCNLGSLNIAHTMDSPDFGRTVEVAVRALTAVSDMSHIRSVPSIEAGNSASHAIGLGQMNLHGYLAREGIAYGSPEGLDFTNLYFYTITWHALHTSMMLARERGVRFEGFERSRYASGEYFDKYLAQAWTPKTAKVQALFEKAGITLPTQQMWRKLRDDVMRHGLYNRNLQAVPPTGSISYINHATSSIHPIVSKIEIRKEGKIGRVYYPAPFMTNENLALYQDAYEIGPEKIIDTYAEATRHVDQGLSLTLFFPDTATTRDINRAQIYAWKKGIKTLYYIRLRQLALEGTEIEGCVSCAL